A DNA window from Roseomonas haemaphysalidis contains the following coding sequences:
- a CDS encoding DNA glycosylase AlkZ-like family protein, translating to MTSRLLTLAQLRALARANTLFPPLPLADALHRLGFVQADPIRAPARAQDLILRHRVRGYRAGDLDRAFARLGLEEDFLYAYGFMPAATRHLLHPRADPLHPAGLHQPDTLAAAVLDFVRTAGPTHPRDLEVRFGRDRAINAWGGFSKATTRALESLHHFGLLRVAQRRDGIRIYAAAPQPPALLDAAERARRAVLLIAQILAPVSLTSLHGALALMARRNPGLGPLPPVVVALRKTGALEQAIVEGERYLWPAGMADSPQPPIPRDVRILAPFDPLVWDRRRFEHLWGWAYRFEAYTPPVRRQFGYYAMPLLHGDAVVGWINLALIGGQLQVDLGYAVRPPHSQAFQRALEAELARFQRFLIARTSLTQAS from the coding sequence ATGACCTCCCGTCTCCTGACACTGGCGCAACTGCGCGCCCTGGCGCGTGCCAACACGTTGTTCCCTCCCCTTCCCCTTGCCGACGCCCTACATCGCCTTGGCTTTGTGCAGGCTGACCCGATTCGCGCTCCGGCACGTGCCCAGGACCTGATCCTGCGGCACCGGGTTCGCGGCTACCGGGCCGGCGATCTGGATCGAGCCTTCGCGCGGCTCGGCCTGGAAGAGGACTTCCTCTACGCCTACGGCTTCATGCCGGCCGCGACCCGGCACCTGCTGCACCCCCGCGCCGATCCGCTTCATCCGGCTGGCCTGCACCAGCCGGACACCCTGGCCGCCGCGGTGCTGGACTTCGTCAGGACGGCAGGCCCAACCCACCCGCGTGACCTGGAGGTCCGGTTCGGTCGCGACCGCGCCATCAACGCTTGGGGCGGCTTCTCCAAGGCGACCACCCGGGCGCTGGAAAGCTTGCACCATTTCGGCCTGTTGCGCGTGGCGCAGCGTCGCGATGGCATCCGTATCTACGCTGCGGCACCACAACCCCCTGCCCTGCTGGACGCGGCGGAGCGAGCGCGGCGGGCGGTGCTACTCATCGCGCAGATCCTTGCCCCGGTCTCGTTGACTAGCCTGCACGGCGCGCTGGCGCTGATGGCCCGTCGTAATCCGGGGCTGGGGCCGCTGCCCCCCGTCGTGGTCGCCCTGCGCAAGACCGGCGCGTTGGAGCAGGCCATCGTGGAAGGCGAACGCTACCTCTGGCCGGCCGGCATGGCGGACAGTCCGCAGCCGCCGATCCCGCGTGACGTGCGTATCCTGGCACCCTTCGACCCCCTTGTTTGGGACCGGCGGCGGTTCGAGCACCTTTGGGGCTGGGCCTACCGCTTTGAGGCCTACACGCCGCCGGTGCGGCGGCAGTTCGGCTACTACGCCATGCCGCTGCTCCACGGTGACGCGGTGGTCGGGTGGATCAACCTTGCCCTGATCGGGGGCCAGTTGCAGGTCGACCTCGGCTATGCAGTGCGTCCGCCGCACAGCCAGGCCTTCCAGAGGGCCCTGGAGGCGGAACTGGCGCGCTTTCAGCGCTTCCTCATCGCGCGGACCAGCCTCACACAGGCGAGCTAG
- a CDS encoding thiol-disulfide oxidoreductase DCC family protein, which yields MSQLQVWHDGACPLCQREIALMRRLDRRGAIAFIDVATPEAACPLDRAALLARFHAREDGQMLSGAAAFAAMWRAIPVLRPLGLIARHPAVLWLLERAYRGFLRGRPALQRWMRRHTPSPGASR from the coding sequence ATGTCCCAGCTCCAGGTCTGGCACGACGGGGCCTGCCCGCTGTGCCAACGCGAGATCGCGCTGATGCGACGGCTCGACCGTCGCGGCGCGATCGCCTTCATCGATGTCGCCACGCCAGAGGCCGCCTGCCCGCTCGACCGGGCGGCCCTGCTGGCGCGCTTCCATGCCCGGGAGGACGGTCAGATGCTGTCAGGCGCCGCCGCCTTCGCCGCCATGTGGCGGGCCATCCCCGTGCTGCGGCCCCTCGGCTTGATCGCGCGCCATCCCGCGGTGCTGTGGCTGCTGGAGCGCGCCTACCGGGGCTTCCTGCGCGGCCGCCCTGCCCTGCAGCGCTGGATGCGGCGGCACACCCCCTCCCCCGGAGCCTCGCGATGA
- a CDS encoding NYN domain-containing protein, with protein sequence MHLAYVDCSNLFIEAQKVSAVARGMAPSLAAVNHRHASDFAYRLDFHRLMALLREVDDPLRAAAFGSITDANETLWSHAQAAGFDVQVVERGADGREKRVDTGVVTRICRDAYRLADPDRDRITLVAGDGDYEPLVRQLVADRFHVTLLFWAHASRELQQAVSHFHALDPYIAELALGCRDTSGGKDIHRSRGQSCGSAGG encoded by the coding sequence GTGCACCTCGCCTATGTCGACTGCAGCAACCTATTCATCGAGGCCCAGAAAGTCAGCGCCGTGGCGCGTGGCATGGCGCCTAGCCTCGCCGCCGTGAACCATCGCCATGCCAGCGACTTCGCTTACCGCCTCGACTTCCATCGCCTAATGGCGCTGCTGCGCGAGGTCGATGACCCACTGCGTGCCGCTGCTTTCGGCTCCATCACCGATGCCAACGAGACGCTATGGTCACATGCCCAGGCCGCCGGCTTCGACGTGCAGGTGGTTGAGCGCGGTGCCGACGGCCGCGAGAAGCGCGTTGACACCGGCGTGGTGACCCGCATCTGCCGCGATGCCTATCGTCTGGCTGACCCTGACCGCGACCGCATCACCCTGGTGGCCGGTGACGGCGACTATGAGCCCTTGGTGCGGCAGCTGGTGGCCGATCGCTTCCACGTCACGCTGCTGTTCTGGGCGCACGCCAGCCGCGAACTGCAGCAGGCCGTCAGCCACTTCCACGCGCTCGATCCCTACATCGCCGAGCTGGCGCTAGGCTGCCGTGATACCTCCGGTGGCAAGGATATCCACAGATCGCGGGGACAGAGCTGTGGATCAGCTGGTGGATGA
- a CDS encoding DUF427 domain-containing protein, protein MSVVPDPARPGQESVWAFPRPAVAEACARHIRIQHAGFVIADSRRSVRTLETSHPPSYYLPPQDVAMTQLRPSSRRSLCEWKGQAVYFDLVLDGIVLPEIAWSYPRPTSAFQALAGYLAFYAAPLDLCEVDGERVTPQPGGFYGGWITSHVAGPFKGGTGSLGW, encoded by the coding sequence ATGAGCGTGGTACCCGATCCCGCCCGCCCCGGGCAGGAAAGCGTTTGGGCGTTTCCCCGCCCCGCCGTGGCCGAAGCCTGCGCGCGGCACATCCGCATCCAGCATGCCGGCTTCGTCATCGCAGACAGCCGGCGCAGCGTCCGCACCCTGGAAACCAGTCACCCGCCCAGCTACTACCTGCCGCCCCAGGACGTGGCGATGACCCAGCTGCGCCCGTCCTCGCGCCGGTCGCTGTGCGAGTGGAAGGGCCAGGCGGTATATTTCGACTTGGTGCTGGACGGCATCGTGCTGCCGGAGATCGCCTGGAGCTACCCACGGCCCACCTCAGCTTTTCAGGCCCTCGCGGGGTATCTGGCTTTCTATGCGGCCCCCTTGGATCTCTGCGAGGTCGACGGGGAGCGGGTGACACCGCAGCCCGGGGGGTTCTACGGCGGTTGGATCACCTCGCACGTGGCGGGGCCCTTCAAAGGCGGGACGGGAAGCCTTGGCTGGTAG
- a CDS encoding S1 family peptidase, with protein MNREPYRIAHTPVHPISASIVMIEMIAELSDHSEISLGTGTGFLEDFEGKKYLVTNWHCVTGRDPLSGQPRATDGVIPNKFKIRFHKIKENSIDVGNPIIGVFDLDEPWIMHPAGQDIDIAAVEIPNDWDFIKYSIRSVVGAFDPMLAVGDEVFIIGFPLSMGPSGSLPLWKRGSVASEPAVPAFGQPCYLVDSASRPGMSGSPILGRIISAKDYPNLPGNGPVTKDTLISYTPTWSFLGIYSGRIGVKDLFEAQIGKVWRPETIQEMLGNPRKLDFILK; from the coding sequence ATGAACCGAGAACCGTACCGCATCGCCCACACCCCGGTACATCCCATCAGCGCCAGCATTGTTATGATCGAAATGATCGCCGAGCTTTCCGATCATTCTGAGATATCCCTAGGTACAGGCACAGGTTTTCTGGAAGATTTTGAGGGGAAAAAGTACTTAGTAACGAACTGGCATTGTGTAACTGGACGCGATCCACTGAGCGGTCAACCCAGAGCTACTGATGGAGTAATACCCAATAAATTTAAGATTCGATTTCATAAAATCAAAGAAAACTCGATTGATGTTGGCAACCCCATAATCGGAGTTTTTGATTTAGATGAGCCGTGGATTATGCATCCAGCTGGCCAAGACATAGATATCGCAGCCGTGGAAATACCAAATGATTGGGATTTTATTAAATATTCAATTAGATCTGTTGTAGGAGCTTTCGATCCTATGCTTGCAGTAGGCGATGAGGTCTTCATTATCGGTTTCCCACTTTCAATGGGTCCCAGTGGAAGTCTTCCTCTATGGAAAAGAGGGTCGGTAGCATCTGAACCGGCTGTCCCTGCATTCGGTCAGCCCTGCTATCTCGTTGATTCCGCCAGTCGCCCTGGCATGTCGGGAAGCCCCATATTAGGAAGGATCATCTCTGCAAAAGATTATCCTAACCTACCAGGAAACGGGCCCGTCACAAAAGATACGCTCATATCTTACACGCCAACATGGAGCTTTCTTGGTATCTATTCTGGAAGAATAGGCGTGAAAGACTTATTTGAAGCTCAAATAGGAAAAGTTTGGAGGCCAGAGACTATACAGGAAATGCTCGGAAATCCAAGAAAGCTGGATTTTATTTTGAAGTAG
- a CDS encoding helix-turn-helix domain-containing protein has product MDAARRLERRSHQPGLHGGALRRTGILVLWTLLYRGPSKHGVCDPSISQLAEWSGCARSTVQTALGRIEAAGIMGHVRRGIVVTVRGAARWCQWTNAYLFASVERWHSDTENWSAQVSLTRKKAQEGEGVGKDNPLSAAEQQALLVKWGLAMPSSPV; this is encoded by the coding sequence ATGGATGCCGCCCGCCGCCTGGAACGGCGCAGCCATCAGCCCGGTCTGCACGGCGGCGCCCTCCGGCGCACCGGTATCCTGGTGCTATGGACGCTGCTGTATCGCGGCCCCTCGAAGCACGGCGTCTGCGACCCGTCGATCAGCCAATTGGCAGAGTGGTCCGGCTGCGCTCGCTCTACCGTGCAGACCGCCCTCGGCCGCATTGAGGCGGCCGGCATCATGGGCCATGTCCGCCGCGGTATCGTAGTGACGGTGCGTGGCGCCGCCCGCTGGTGCCAGTGGACCAACGCCTATCTGTTCGCCTCCGTCGAGCGCTGGCACAGCGATACCGAAAACTGGTCAGCCCAAGTCTCTCTAACAAGAAAGAAGGCTCAGGAAGGGGAAGGAGTGGGAAAGGACAATCCTTTGTCAGCGGCGGAACAGCAGGCGTTGCTGGTGAAGTGGGGTCTGGCGATGCCTAGCTCGCCTGTGTGA
- a CDS encoding alpha/beta hydrolase family protein → MADTPQQVDIFRTSPLHFLRGPEQSEGVVVYGHGYGGPDADGRSSRAPGWLSGFNDAGWDILRYDRHPAEDELYNTLPRLIRAVPRLRALGYRRIVLAGGSRGGWQSLLAAGEASGVDTVLAIAPAAHGRSGAGHSAVLDDWQRGLGALPSKQVRVAAVLFDDDRFDPDPERRASMLMANGLQRGVPVLALRPQQPVRGHSGDALWQFTHDYTQCLVSFVMDASPPSAIRRLPCGTESNPAVSP, encoded by the coding sequence ATGGCTGATACGCCCCAACAGGTTGATATCTTCCGCACCAGCCCGTTGCACTTTTTGCGTGGCCCAGAACAATCGGAAGGCGTTGTGGTGTATGGGCATGGTTATGGTGGCCCAGACGCAGACGGACGCAGTTCCCGTGCGCCCGGCTGGCTAAGTGGGTTCAATGACGCCGGCTGGGACATTCTTCGGTATGACCGACACCCCGCAGAAGACGAACTGTACAACACTCTGCCTCGGCTGATCCGCGCCGTGCCGCGCCTGCGTGCCCTTGGTTACCGCCGGATTGTTCTCGCCGGCGGCTCGCGTGGTGGCTGGCAGTCACTGCTGGCGGCAGGTGAAGCAAGCGGCGTGGACACCGTGCTCGCCATCGCGCCGGCAGCACATGGCCGGAGCGGTGCCGGTCACTCGGCGGTGCTCGACGACTGGCAAAGGGGCCTCGGTGCCCTTCCATCAAAGCAGGTCCGCGTGGCCGCCGTACTGTTTGATGATGACCGCTTTGACCCCGATCCAGAGCGCCGAGCGAGCATGCTGATGGCGAATGGCTTACAGCGAGGTGTACCTGTGCTGGCACTGCGACCGCAGCAACCAGTTCGTGGACATTCAGGTGATGCCCTTTGGCAGTTCACCCATGACTACACCCAATGCCTCGTGAGCTTTGTGATGGATGCATCACCGCCTTCTGCCATTCGACGTCTACCATGCGGCACTGAATCGAACCCGGCTGTATCGCCGTAA
- a CDS encoding ParA family protein yields MQIITMASRKGGAGKTTLTCHLAVEAERCGQGPVAIIDTDDMAGLTKWWHARSADTPVLAEIQGGVAATLEGLKAAGFKIVIVDTPPALTQDVTDAVMAADLVLIPVQPSPDDLRAVGETVSLVQQAKKPTAFALNRVKKRVRLTAEAAVALSQHGAIAPSMVHDRTDYAGAKTGGLTAPEVDPSGAAAGEIAALWAYVASRLGGPR; encoded by the coding sequence ATGCAGATCATCACCATGGCCAGCCGCAAAGGTGGAGCCGGCAAGACCACCCTGACCTGCCACTTGGCGGTCGAAGCGGAGCGGTGCGGGCAGGGGCCCGTGGCGATCATCGACACCGACGACATGGCCGGCCTGACCAAGTGGTGGCATGCACGCTCTGCGGATACCCCGGTCCTGGCGGAGATCCAGGGTGGCGTCGCCGCCACGCTGGAGGGTCTGAAGGCGGCGGGCTTCAAGATCGTCATCGTCGATACGCCCCCGGCGCTGACGCAGGACGTCACTGATGCGGTGATGGCCGCCGACCTAGTGCTGATCCCAGTGCAGCCCAGCCCCGACGATTTGCGAGCCGTGGGTGAGACGGTGTCTCTCGTCCAGCAGGCTAAAAAGCCTACGGCGTTCGCGCTCAACCGGGTAAAGAAGAGGGTACGGCTGACGGCCGAGGCAGCGGTGGCTCTCAGTCAGCACGGCGCCATCGCCCCCTCCATGGTGCACGATAGAACCGACTATGCTGGGGCAAAGACTGGAGGCCTGACTGCACCGGAGGTTGATCCCAGTGGGGCTGCTGCAGGCGAGATCGCGGCGCTGTGGGCCTATGTTGCCAGCCGCCTGGGAGGCCCGCGGTGA